One Cytophagales bacterium genomic window carries:
- a CDS encoding mycothiol system anti-sigma-R factor, protein MDKSKKEQSSSQKCMNCEECIKTLGLIIDGEATPEEEAYFTKHIEKCMPCLKQYHLENAVKKVLKNKLERKPVPKGLVEMIRARINQMA, encoded by the coding sequence ATGGATAAATCTAAAAAAGAGCAAAGTAGTTCACAAAAATGTATGAATTGTGAAGAGTGCATTAAAACGCTTGGGCTTATCATTGACGGTGAAGCTACACCAGAAGAAGAAGCATATTTTACGAAGCATATTGAAAAATGTATGCCATGCTTAAAGCAATACCATCTTGAAAATGCAGTAAAAAAAGTGCTCAAAAACAAGCTGGAACGTAAGCCTGTCCCTAAAGGACTTGTGGAAATGATCAGAGCAAGAATAAATCAGATGGCTTAA
- a CDS encoding sigma-70 family RNA polymerase sigma factor, with translation MHIKVKNSNKASKDKLFEKELLPQINSLYNLAYRLTLDEDDSKDLVQETYYKAYRFIDSYQSGTNARAWLFRILKNSFINEFRKKIKQPHKIDYNEIEANYNREAGDVFDKNIVVDLRIETVQDMIGDEITNALNSLDVDFRTVIILCDLEGFTYDEIAKILDIPIGTVRSRLHRARNILKEILKKYAKKMGYK, from the coding sequence ATGCACATTAAGGTAAAAAATAGTAATAAAGCATCAAAAGATAAGCTCTTTGAAAAAGAGTTGCTGCCTCAAATAAATTCACTCTATAATCTGGCATACAGGTTAACATTAGACGAGGATGATTCTAAAGACCTTGTACAGGAAACATATTATAAAGCATACCGCTTTATTGATTCATATCAGTCAGGAACTAATGCCAGGGCTTGGTTGTTCAGGATATTAAAAAACAGTTTTATTAATGAATTCAGGAAAAAGATCAAGCAACCTCATAAGATTGATTATAATGAAATAGAAGCAAATTATAACAGAGAAGCGGGAGATGTATTTGATAAAAACATCGTAGTAGATCTGAGGATAGAAACGGTGCAGGATATGATTGGTGATGAAATTACCAACGCCCTCAATTCATTAGATGTTGATTTCAGAACCGTAATTATTTTGTGTGACCTGGAGGGTTTTACTTATGATGAAATTGCTAAAATATTAGATATTCCTATCGGAACAGTTCGTTCACGGCTGCATAGAGCAAGGAACATTCTTAAAGAAATATTGAAAAAATATGCAAAGAAAATGGGGTATAAGTAG
- a CDS encoding O-antigen ligase family protein yields the protein MIINNKYTHYLFLVLFISLPISKGLASTCEVLLIFLSLLRLKDINIKYLIKENKHVVSICLIFLCFLVGLLYTSDLVNGLIVLKRHHRLFVIPFIVLLNPGLIEKYGRQYILAFIQGTAFACLVTIIFYLIPEAQLIKLINNIPLLQEYPLNKDRILFGLYSPFIDRLQFSNLIAVASISSCYLFFAELPLWSKQTRLPKPWRRQANKKRIYILFLFLTLIITSSLLGGRGGQLGLLAGLMVFFICLFYNYLQPKLMKRIGKFFASSLFMLIIIFFAVSIPYCAYKFIPPVHKRYNQLFWELEVSKNLKKDDERIRDFTSVRRIVSWKNTWQLIKQNPVLGVGTGDYIYELSKIYEKDQYDLPVNSHSQYLYIWASIGIWGLIVFILVIFYWLYSLRNAQIIFIYGLSFLSFYLTTMLFDASLIKQIDSMTFSLFMSFIGILGNKK from the coding sequence ATGATAATTAACAACAAATATACCCATTATCTGTTTTTAGTACTCTTTATTTCACTGCCCATTTCAAAAGGCCTTGCCTCAACGTGTGAAGTATTATTGATCTTTTTATCCCTACTCAGATTAAAAGATATAAATATTAAATATCTGATTAAGGAAAATAAACATGTAGTAAGTATTTGCTTGATTTTTCTTTGTTTTTTAGTTGGTTTACTTTACACGTCTGATCTGGTCAACGGCTTAATTGTTCTTAAACGTCATCATCGGCTCTTTGTTATTCCATTTATTGTCCTGCTCAATCCTGGCCTTATTGAAAAATATGGCAGACAATACATATTAGCTTTTATTCAGGGAACTGCCTTTGCCTGCCTTGTTACAATAATTTTTTACTTAATTCCTGAAGCTCAACTAATCAAATTAATTAATAATATACCACTATTGCAAGAATATCCATTAAATAAAGATAGAATATTATTTGGACTTTATTCACCTTTTATTGACAGGTTACAATTTAGTAATCTGATAGCTGTTGCTTCTATAAGCTCTTGTTATTTGTTTTTTGCGGAGCTTCCTCTGTGGAGTAAACAGACCCGCCTGCCAAAGCCTTGGCGCAGGCAGGCAAATAAAAAAAGAATCTATATTCTATTTCTATTTTTAACATTAATAATTACATCTTCATTATTAGGTGGCAGAGGCGGGCAGTTAGGATTGTTAGCAGGTTTAATGGTTTTTTTTATTTGCTTGTTTTACAACTATTTGCAACCAAAACTGATGAAGCGAATTGGCAAATTTTTTGCGTCTTCTTTGTTCATGCTAATAATTATTTTTTTTGCTGTATCAATCCCTTACTGTGCTTATAAATTTATACCTCCGGTCCATAAACGTTATAATCAATTATTCTGGGAGCTGGAAGTATCTAAAAACTTAAAAAAGGACGATGAAAGAATTCGTGACTTCACCAGTGTGCGAAGAATTGTATCGTGGAAAAATACCTGGCAGTTAATAAAACAAAATCCTGTGTTGGGTGTAGGTACAGGAGATTATATATATGAACTAAGTAAAATCTATGAAAAAGACCAGTATGATCTGCCTGTAAATTCCCACTCTCAATATTTGTATATTTGGGCCTCAATAGGTATTTGGGGATTGATAGTCTTTATTTTGGTTATCTTTTATTGGCTGTATTCTCTCAGGAATGCACAAATAATCTTTATATATGGATTGTCATTCTTATCTTTTTACCTGACAACTATGCTTTTTGACGCATCATTAATTAAACAGATTGATAGTATGACGTTCTCTTTATTCATGTCATTTATTGGTATATTAGGAAATAAGAAATGA
- a CDS encoding class I SAM-dependent methyltransferase, translating into MSNEVLPIAMPGIHEKFFPYFLKIIGKDPKELQVLEVGAGHGAFTKKLYEHGFSISACDLFPEIFMFDKVACKKADLTKKLPYENGSFDVIIAVEVMEHILDHESFFQECKRILRPNGKLIFSTPNIISLKSRIRFLLSGFYYSFKPLDLYNNDGLQHVASLTIDQYNYIGIRNGFEIYSIDIDKFQSTSKYLMFFYPLIYLYCRLKKIQIHNNTKLLLGRVLFITFQRT; encoded by the coding sequence ATGAGCAACGAAGTTCTACCCATCGCAATGCCGGGAATCCATGAAAAATTTTTCCCTTATTTTTTAAAAATAATTGGAAAAGACCCGAAGGAGCTACAAGTCCTTGAAGTTGGAGCAGGGCATGGCGCATTTACAAAAAAATTATATGAACATGGTTTCAGCATTAGTGCCTGTGATTTGTTTCCGGAAATATTTATGTTTGATAAAGTAGCATGTAAAAAAGCTGATTTGACAAAAAAACTTCCTTATGAGAATGGATCATTTGATGTGATTATTGCTGTTGAAGTTATGGAGCACATTCTTGACCATGAAAGTTTCTTTCAGGAATGTAAACGAATATTAAGGCCCAATGGCAAATTAATTTTTTCAACTCCCAATATAATTTCATTAAAATCAAGGATCAGGTTTTTGCTCTCTGGTTTTTACTATAGTTTTAAACCCTTGGATTTGTATAATAATGATGGCCTTCAACATGTAGCATCATTAACCATAGATCAGTATAATTATATTGGCATTCGTAACGGTTTTGAAATATATTCTATAGACATTGACAAATTTCAATCAACCTCAAAATATTTAATGTTTTTTTACCCACTCATATATCTTTACTGTCGATTAAAGAAAATACAAATCCATAATAATACTAAATTGCTACTGGGCAGAGTACTTTTTATTACCTTTCAAAGAACATAA
- a CDS encoding glycosyltransferase family 4 protein, whose product MKILHLSSERTWRGGEQQIAYLIEELQNKNVHCFVACRKNSAFESYCKKQLIDHVSLPFANEFDIITALRIKEFCKYIGIDLVHLHSSHSHAIGVWSHLLGNNLPIILSRRVDFPVKNNFLSRFKYNYNGIKKIVCVSETIKEIVAKGIKDHSKCVTVYSGIDPNKFKGKTNRNILREEYKIPANNAIIANTSAIAPHKDHFTFVNTAEELITQKIKAKFFIIGAGPSYNEIANYIEQKQLEQHIYMTGFRDDIPDIFPEIDIFLMTSKTEGLGTAILDAFANKIPVVATRAGGIPEIVINEKTGLTAEIKDHGSLARCVIRLLNDERLRERLTEDACNSLKDYTKEKMAEKTLEIYREVINL is encoded by the coding sequence ATGAAAATTTTACACTTAAGCTCTGAAAGAACATGGCGGGGCGGAGAACAGCAAATCGCTTACCTTATTGAAGAGTTACAAAATAAAAATGTTCACTGTTTTGTTGCCTGCCGTAAAAATTCAGCATTTGAATCTTATTGTAAAAAACAATTAATTGACCACGTTTCTCTTCCATTTGCCAATGAATTTGACATAATCACTGCCTTGAGAATAAAAGAATTTTGCAAATATATAGGAATTGATCTGGTGCACCTCCATAGCAGCCATTCACACGCAATAGGAGTATGGTCTCACCTGTTAGGTAATAACCTCCCGATTATTTTAAGCAGAAGGGTGGATTTTCCGGTAAAAAATAATTTTCTATCACGTTTTAAGTACAATTATAATGGAATTAAAAAAATCGTTTGTGTGTCAGAAACAATTAAAGAAATAGTTGCTAAAGGTATAAAAGATCATTCAAAATGCGTAACTGTATATAGTGGTATTGACCCGAACAAGTTTAAAGGAAAAACAAACCGGAATATATTACGGGAAGAATACAAAATACCAGCCAATAATGCAATCATTGCAAATACATCGGCTATCGCGCCTCATAAAGATCACTTTACTTTCGTAAATACTGCTGAAGAATTGATCACGCAAAAGATAAAAGCCAAATTTTTTATCATTGGAGCCGGCCCTTCGTACAACGAAATTGCCAACTATATAGAACAAAAACAGCTTGAGCAACACATTTATATGACGGGCTTCAGGGATGATATTCCTGATATTTTTCCTGAAATAGATATTTTCTTAATGACCTCTAAAACCGAAGGGCTGGGTACAGCTATACTAGATGCTTTTGCCAATAAGATACCAGTTGTGGCTACACGTGCAGGTGGTATTCCGGAGATAGTGATCAATGAAAAAACAGGTCTGACGGCAGAGATAAAAGATCATGGATCATTAGCCCGGTGTGTAATTCGTCTTTTAAACGATGAGCGGTTAAGAGAACGGTTAACAGAGGATGCCTGCAACAGCTTGAAAGATTATACAAAAGAAAAAATGGCTGAAAAGACGCTGGAGATATATAGGGAAGTAATTAATTTATAA
- a CDS encoding class I SAM-dependent methyltransferase has protein sequence MTPKEIDDKLVIPEEDKVTSIKILEAEYIYNFIKEHDIKKTLETGFGYARSASNIIAASECKHIVIDPFQANYQYLGLKNIEKIGLQNLLDFRNDYSHNILPELLEKKQLFKFIFIDGDHKFDGILIDFYYSDLLLENKGYILLHDTWMRSTQLVMSFIKKNRNDYIKLKTPLRNFALYQKVGLDKRNGMYFKEFYTTKSLITYNVITWLTTGNQNILKRIVFKLKELIK, from the coding sequence ATGACACCAAAAGAGATTGATGACAAATTAGTGATACCAGAAGAAGATAAGGTAACATCAATAAAAATATTGGAAGCTGAATATATCTATAACTTTATAAAAGAACATGATATAAAAAAAACCCTTGAAACAGGATTTGGTTATGCTCGTTCTGCTTCGAATATTATAGCTGCCTCAGAATGTAAACACATAGTTATTGATCCTTTTCAAGCTAATTACCAATATTTAGGGCTTAAAAACATTGAAAAGATAGGGTTACAAAATTTATTAGATTTTCGCAATGATTACTCTCATAATATTTTGCCAGAGCTATTAGAAAAAAAACAATTATTCAAATTTATATTTATTGACGGGGATCATAAGTTCGATGGTATATTAATTGATTTTTATTATTCTGATTTGTTATTAGAAAATAAAGGATATATTTTACTTCACGACACCTGGATGCGTAGTACCCAGCTTGTAATGTCATTTATAAAAAAGAATCGAAATGATTATATAAAATTAAAAACCCCATTAAGGAATTTTGCATTGTATCAAAAAGTTGGGCTTGACAAAAGAAATGGTATGTATTTCAAAGAATTTTATACTACTAAATCACTTATAACTTATAATGTGATTACGTGGTTAACGACAGGAAATCAAAATATATTAAAAAGGATTGTATTTAAATTAAAAGAATTAATTAAATAA
- a CDS encoding adenosylhomocysteinase: METTTIDKNVKNKVKDISLAEWGRKEINLAEAEMPGLMAIRKEYGPKKPLKGARIAGCLHMTIQTAVLIETLIELGAEVTWSSCNIFSTQDHAAAAIAKAGIAVYAWKGMTEEEFDWCIEQTLFFGEDRKPLNMILDDGGDLTNMVLDKYPELAQGTKGISEETTTGVHRLYERMEKDTLPVPAINVNDSVTKSKFDNKYGCRESLVDGIRRATDLMIAGKVAVVAGYGDVGKGSAESLRAAGARVIVTEIDPICALQAAMEGFEVKKMEDAVKRADIVVTATGNKDIIGSRHFKIMKDKAIVCNIGHFDNEIDVAWLNDNYDHTKETIKPQVDKYTVDGKDIILLAEGRLINLGCATGHPSFVMSNSFTNQTLAQIELWNNTGKYENKVYTLPKHLDEKVAQLHLEKVGVELETLTPEQAKYIGVKVEGPYKAEWYRY; the protein is encoded by the coding sequence ATGGAAACCACAACAATTGACAAAAACGTGAAAAATAAAGTAAAAGATATCTCCCTTGCCGAATGGGGCAGAAAAGAGATCAATTTAGCTGAAGCCGAAATGCCAGGATTGATGGCAATCAGGAAAGAATATGGCCCTAAAAAGCCGTTAAAAGGCGCCAGGATCGCAGGTTGTTTACACATGACCATTCAGACTGCTGTTTTAATAGAAACTTTAATTGAATTAGGCGCTGAAGTCACCTGGTCTTCATGCAATATATTTTCAACGCAGGATCATGCTGCTGCTGCAATAGCTAAAGCAGGTATCGCTGTTTATGCGTGGAAAGGAATGACTGAAGAGGAGTTTGATTGGTGTATAGAGCAAACGCTATTTTTCGGAGAGGATAGAAAGCCTTTAAATATGATCCTCGATGATGGCGGTGACCTAACCAATATGGTGCTTGATAAGTATCCTGAATTAGCTCAAGGTACAAAAGGAATAAGCGAAGAAACTACTACAGGTGTACACCGGCTTTATGAAAGAATGGAAAAAGACACTTTACCGGTACCTGCAATCAATGTGAACGACTCGGTTACAAAATCAAAATTTGATAATAAGTATGGCTGCCGGGAATCACTTGTTGACGGGATCAGGAGAGCTACGGACCTGATGATAGCAGGAAAAGTGGCTGTAGTTGCCGGGTATGGCGATGTTGGTAAAGGTTCTGCAGAATCATTAAGAGCAGCCGGCGCCAGGGTTATTGTTACGGAAATTGACCCGATCTGTGCATTGCAGGCAGCGATGGAAGGATTTGAAGTGAAGAAAATGGAAGATGCTGTGAAGCGAGCAGATATTGTTGTTACAGCCACAGGTAATAAAGATATAATTGGCAGCCGTCATTTTAAGATAATGAAAGACAAGGCCATTGTTTGCAATATAGGTCATTTTGATAATGAAATTGATGTGGCATGGTTGAATGACAATTATGACCATACCAAAGAAACTATCAAACCCCAGGTTGATAAATATACAGTGGATGGCAAAGATATTATCCTGCTTGCTGAGGGGCGTCTCATAAATTTGGGCTGTGCCACAGGGCATCCATCATTTGTGATGTCTAATTCTTTCACCAACCAGACTCTGGCACAAATTGAATTGTGGAATAATACAGGCAAATACGAAAACAAGGTTTACACCCTGCCAAAGCATCTTGACGAAAAAGTCGCCCAACTGCACCTTGAGAAAGTTGGAGTTGAATTAGAAACATTGACCCCGGAACAAGCTAAATATATCGGGGTGAAGGTTGAAGGGCCGTATAAGGCAGAGTGGTATAGGTATTGA
- the hflX gene encoding GTPase HflX, whose translation MHQVSTNRHPASSIQQPEKAILVALINEKQPLAKTKEYLEELTFLAETSGARTLQSFTQRYDFPHPKTFVGKGKLNEIKAYITANDVDMVIFDEELSPAQQTNLEKELQCKILDRTALILDIFAIRAKTAQAKTQVELAQMEYLLPRLKGLWTHLERQKGGIGLRGPGEKELETDRRIMRNKISLLKKNLEKIDRQMITQRKSRGKLVRVALVGYTNAGKSTLMNLLAGSNIFAENKLFATVDSTVRKVVIRGTRDERRGARDDTSPQNQIPLLLTDTVGFIRKLPHSLIESFKSTLDEVCEADLLLHVVDVAHPCFEEHIDVVNSTLAEIGAANKPTILVFNKIDLYHPNYSLNGQDKSSFCRDVAPTNRDFRESSTCNVSTKELKSTYFAKSGKTTIFISALGKINIEELRKAIYKKAAPIHHSIYPNWMKIKYE comes from the coding sequence ATGCATCAAGTATCAACCAACCGGCATCCAGCATCTAGTATTCAGCAACCAGAAAAAGCCATCTTGGTTGCATTAATTAATGAAAAACAACCTTTGGCAAAGACAAAGGAATACCTGGAAGAATTAACATTTTTAGCCGAAACATCAGGGGCCAGAACGTTACAAAGTTTTACACAACGGTATGATTTCCCCCATCCGAAAACTTTTGTAGGAAAAGGGAAGCTCAATGAAATTAAAGCTTACATTACAGCAAATGATGTTGATATGGTTATTTTTGATGAGGAACTCTCTCCTGCTCAGCAAACAAACCTTGAAAAAGAGCTTCAATGCAAGATCCTGGACCGCACTGCCTTAATATTAGATATCTTTGCTATTAGAGCTAAAACCGCACAGGCAAAAACACAGGTAGAGTTGGCACAAATGGAGTATTTGCTCCCGCGCTTAAAAGGGCTATGGACACATCTTGAAAGACAAAAAGGGGGTATTGGATTGCGAGGTCCGGGTGAAAAAGAACTGGAAACAGACAGAAGAATTATGAGAAATAAAATATCACTGCTTAAAAAGAATCTTGAAAAAATAGACCGGCAGATGATAACCCAGCGTAAATCCAGGGGAAAGTTGGTTCGGGTAGCACTTGTAGGATATACCAATGCGGGTAAATCTACTTTGATGAATCTTCTGGCCGGTTCAAATATTTTTGCCGAAAACAAACTGTTTGCTACTGTGGATTCAACAGTCAGAAAGGTAGTTATAAGAGGGACGAGGGATGAGAGACGGGGGGCGAGGGACGACACCAGTCCTCAAAACCAAATTCCTTTGTTACTGACCGATACTGTTGGTTTTATTAGAAAGTTACCCCATAGCCTGATAGAATCGTTTAAGTCAACATTGGATGAGGTGTGTGAAGCAGATCTGTTATTGCACGTTGTGGATGTTGCCCATCCCTGTTTTGAAGAACATATTGATGTTGTAAACAGTACACTGGCAGAAATAGGCGCTGCAAACAAACCTACCATACTGGTGTTTAATAAAATAGATCTATACCATCCAAATTATTCGTTAAACGGGCAGGATAAGTCATCCTTTTGTAGAGACGTTGCCCCGACAAATCGGGATTTCAGAGAATCTTCAACATGCAACGTCTCTACAAAAGAACTTAAATCCACTTATTTTGCTAAGAGCGGGAAGACAACAATATTTATTTCAGCCCTGGGAAAGATCAATATTGAGGAATTACGCAAAGCAATATATAAAAAAGCAGCGCCTATACATCACTCAATATATCCTAATTGGATGAAAATAAAGTACGAATAA
- a CDS encoding branched-chain amino acid aminotransferase produces MIDTLDINIETVERSRISDVDFDDIKFGKICSDHMFIADYKDGSWNNFRISPYGNLRISPANLALHYGQSVFEGLKAYKSEEGDVLIFRPYDNAQRLNISAHRMCMPPFPEDIFIQAITNLLELDKQWIPSNPDCALYIRPFMFASDEYIGIKPSDTYKFLVITSPVGPYYPEPIKVYVETKYTRSVQGGVGFAKAAGNYGAALYPAKLAQDKGYRQLIWTDAVEHKYIEESGTMNIMFVFGDTLVTPPVSDTILDGITRRSVLQLAKDLGVKVEERPVSINEMIDGYEKGILKEIFGVGTAATIAPITVVGYQDEDYILPDFTTAGVSQKIAKTLEGIKTGKIEDVHDWVYKL; encoded by the coding sequence ATGATTGACACGCTCGATATAAATATTGAAACAGTTGAGAGATCAAGAATTTCTGATGTTGATTTTGATGATATCAAATTCGGAAAAATTTGTTCTGACCACATGTTTATAGCTGATTACAAAGATGGTTCATGGAATAACTTTCGGATCTCTCCGTATGGCAATTTAAGAATAAGCCCTGCAAACCTGGCGCTTCATTACGGACAATCGGTATTTGAAGGATTGAAGGCTTATAAAAGCGAAGAAGGAGACGTGTTGATCTTCAGGCCGTATGATAATGCCCAAAGGTTGAATATATCTGCACACAGAATGTGTATGCCCCCCTTTCCGGAAGATATTTTTATACAGGCAATAACTAATTTACTTGAATTAGACAAACAATGGATCCCTTCAAATCCTGATTGCGCTCTTTATATCAGGCCATTCATGTTTGCTTCTGATGAATATATCGGAATAAAACCTTCAGATACATACAAATTCCTGGTTATCACCAGCCCGGTTGGCCCATATTACCCCGAGCCCATTAAGGTTTATGTAGAAACAAAATATACCCGGTCTGTACAGGGAGGTGTAGGTTTTGCAAAAGCTGCAGGGAATTATGGCGCTGCGCTTTATCCTGCCAAATTAGCCCAGGACAAAGGATATCGCCAGCTTATCTGGACAGATGCTGTTGAACACAAATACATAGAAGAGTCGGGCACTATGAACATTATGTTTGTATTTGGAGATACCCTGGTAACCCCACCCGTAAGCGATACCATCCTTGACGGAATTACCCGCAGAAGTGTTCTCCAATTAGCAAAAGACCTGGGTGTGAAAGTGGAAGAAAGACCCGTCAGCATTAACGAGATGATTGATGGGTATGAAAAGGGCATACTCAAAGAAATATTTGGCGTAGGCACAGCAGCTACAATTGCACCCATTACGGTAGTAGGTTATCAGGACGAAGATTATATATTACCAGACTTTACCACAGCCGGGGTTTCACAAAAAATTGCAAAGACACTTGAAGGAATAAAAACAGGGAAAATTGAAGATGTGCATGATTGGGTTTATAAGTTGTAA
- a CDS encoding M42 family metallopeptidase, producing the protein MDNKSKKFLEKYLNNASPTGFEVSGQKIWLEYIKPYIDDHFTDTYGTAMGIINPVADYKVVIEAHADEISWFVNYITKEGIIYVCRNGGSDHQIAPSKRVNIHTNKGIVKAVFGWPAIHVRQGEKEETPTLKNIFLDCGANSKKEVEKLGVHVGCVATFEDELMTLNNKYFVGRALDNRIGGYMIAQVAKMLKEKKKKLPFGLYIVNSVQEEIGLRGAEMIANRIKPNVALVTDVCHDTQTPMYDKKKSGDVSTSKGPVLTYGPAVHNNLLEMIIKVAEKKKISFQRLATSRSTGTDTDAFAYSNEGVASALISLPLKYMHTTVESVHKQDVENVIRLIYEFLVQLKNGHDFSYIK; encoded by the coding sequence ATGGACAATAAAAGTAAAAAATTTCTGGAAAAATACCTCAACAACGCATCACCCACCGGTTTTGAAGTTTCCGGCCAGAAGATCTGGCTGGAATATATTAAACCCTATATTGATGATCATTTTACCGATACCTATGGTACCGCAATGGGCATCATTAATCCAGTGGCTGATTATAAGGTTGTAATTGAGGCTCATGCAGACGAAATATCATGGTTTGTTAATTATATTACCAAAGAGGGTATTATTTATGTTTGCCGCAATGGCGGCTCCGACCATCAGATCGCTCCTTCAAAAAGAGTAAATATCCACACCAATAAAGGTATTGTGAAGGCTGTTTTCGGTTGGCCGGCAATTCATGTTCGGCAGGGTGAGAAGGAAGAAACACCCACTTTAAAGAATATTTTTCTTGACTGCGGGGCTAATTCCAAAAAAGAAGTTGAGAAGCTGGGCGTACACGTAGGATGTGTAGCGACATTTGAAGATGAATTGATGACCCTTAACAATAAATATTTTGTAGGGAGGGCATTGGATAACCGCATAGGCGGGTATATGATTGCCCAAGTGGCTAAGATGCTTAAGGAAAAAAAGAAAAAGCTCCCTTTTGGATTGTATATTGTCAATTCGGTGCAGGAAGAGATCGGACTGAGGGGTGCCGAGATGATCGCAAACCGCATCAAGCCAAATGTAGCGCTTGTCACAGATGTATGCCACGATACCCAAACCCCGATGTATGATAAAAAGAAAAGCGGGGATGTCTCAACAAGTAAAGGGCCTGTCTTAACCTACGGCCCGGCTGTACATAATAATCTGCTGGAGATGATCATCAAAGTAGCAGAAAAGAAAAAGATATCCTTCCAGAGATTAGCTACTTCCCGCAGTACAGGTACGGATACCGATGCATTTGCATATTCAAATGAAGGTGTTGCCTCAGCGCTGATATCTTTACCTTTAAAATATATGCACACTACTGTAGAGTCTGTTCATAAACAAGACGTGGAGAATGTGATTAGGTTGATATATGAGTTTTTGGTCCAGCTAAAAAACGGGCATGATTTCAGCTATATTAAGTAG
- a CDS encoding tetratricopeptide repeat protein — MKQLIPIFLLFLSCNVAAQEKVDDLTQGKNQLEHKLYSEAIESFTKAIQADDKNHQAYYYRGLINSYIGKEIQAIDDYTNAIKLGAQNYEVYYERGLLYVITGDYDKALEDYSKSVSVNPNADVYYKMGVLRSKVGKEENAIEDFSKAINLDSAKGYYYYFRGNSQLRLGRYGEALGDLDKSIEFDSIDYYQFYKRGIVYHHLNKFDDAVENFSRCLRLNPNFPLCYYNRATAHKNSGEYFLAIQDFDKCLKLNPKNLDAYLSRGITYEYLNKYKEAERDYSSYIELNPNNYSVYRRRGDARFYLQDFKDAIDDYNVVIKSNPNIALVYFNRGMAKYDLKDVDGGCKDILKSKELGYKSGYSMMKKNCE; from the coding sequence ATGAAACAATTAATTCCCATTTTCCTTTTATTTCTTTCCTGTAATGTTGCTGCTCAGGAAAAAGTTGATGATCTTACGCAAGGTAAAAATCAACTGGAACATAAACTCTATTCAGAGGCAATAGAAAGCTTTACGAAAGCCATACAAGCAGATGACAAAAACCATCAGGCATATTATTACAGAGGGTTAATAAATTCTTATATAGGCAAGGAAATCCAGGCAATAGATGATTATACCAATGCTATCAAGCTGGGCGCTCAAAATTATGAGGTTTATTATGAAAGAGGCCTTTTATATGTGATCACGGGTGATTATGACAAAGCTCTTGAAGATTACTCAAAATCTGTGTCTGTTAATCCCAATGCTGATGTCTATTATAAGATGGGTGTGTTAAGATCAAAAGTGGGCAAAGAAGAAAATGCAATTGAAGATTTCTCAAAAGCGATTAACCTGGATTCTGCCAAAGGATATTATTATTATTTCAGGGGAAATTCACAGCTTCGTCTGGGCAGGTATGGTGAAGCGTTGGGTGACCTGGATAAGTCCATAGAATTTGACTCTATTGATTATTATCAATTTTATAAAAGAGGTATTGTATATCATCATTTAAATAAATTTGATGATGCAGTTGAAAATTTTTCCAGGTGCTTGCGCCTTAACCCTAATTTTCCACTTTGTTATTACAACCGGGCCACAGCACATAAAAATTCAGGAGAATATTTTTTAGCCATACAAGACTTTGATAAATGCCTGAAGCTTAACCCTAAAAATCTGGATGCTTATTTGAGCAGGGGAATTACTTATGAATATCTTAACAAATATAAAGAAGCAGAAAGGGATTACAGCAGCTATATTGAATTGAATCCCAACAATTATTCCGTTTACCGGAGAAGAGGAGATGCCCGTTTTTATTTGCAGGATTTTAAAGACGCTATTGATGATTACAACGTGGTAATAAAATCTAACCCTAATATAGCATTGGTTTATTTTAATCGGGGTATGGCAAAGTATGATCTCAAAGATGTGGATGGCGGCTGTAAAGATATTTTAAAATCAAAGGAGCTCGGATATAAATCAGGATATAGTATGATGAAAAAGAATTGCGAGTAG